The DNA sequence TTAAAGAGAAAGTCTGGTTGCCAATAATCGAGGATGAATCGCAATTCACGCGGCCTTGTCTGATTTACACAATCACTGATGGCGAAGTAAGTGGCTAACTTGGTGACTCTTAATGTATAAAATATAGATATCTAGTTGACACTGGACAGCCTACTCATGAGCCAAGAGAAGCTTTACAAGAGTCGATTCTTGAATGCAGACAGCGACTTGAAGACATGGGGTTTAGCCCGGCATGTAAGTTTGATTTGAGAAATGATCAAGAATTTCAAGACTGGAAACTAATGCGCATCCTCAGCCATTGCATTTGGCTTGGTTCAAGTCGGAGAAGACTTAGAGGCTCGAGCTTTTCTTGAAGAACTTATGAATATCCCCGAATTGGAAGATCACATTGATGTGGTTAATGAAAGTATGCTTGTGAAGGCCAAATAACACCTATTTCTTTGGCTGCTAATATATTTTCTGCTAGATGACATTCTCGAAAATAAATTCCGCGCCTCGCAAGGCATACCTGAAGAGCTTGCGGGCGCACTGGTAAGATTACCAATCCCACCTTTTTTGTAACATTTTGCTAATAGATTGTAGTATTTGGAGCTTCTCGTGGGTGCCATCGAGCGTGTTCGTCGTTTATATTGATGACGGCGGTCCTACTATCATGAACGGGATGTCAATTGGAGGCTAAGGCTCAATGTAGACACGTGGAATGACTTTAGAAGAGATGATATACCAATCAacagacgctgctgctgtataTCAAAGTTCCTGCCTCTATCCGCACGCGCTACAAACTAAATCTTCATTTAGGATGGATCTAGAGCCAAGATGTGCCCTCAAGGGCATCCCAACTGGCTGGTTGCCGTATTTATTTCCATTGGCGAAATCAAGTCTGTTAATGTCCCTTCCTCCATCAACGCTCGGTAGGAGAACCTTAAAATAAAGAGAAAGTAGAAGCAATTTTTTGGTTGTGGCCATCAAATGTCGTCTCGGCCTTCGGTTATCTCTCTGCCCACAGGTCGAGAAGAATGGGGTCCTGAATGCCGCCATGCTGGATCAGCGACTCGCAATGGAATGGATCCAGAAATGAATCCACCTCTTCGGCGCGAATACCAAGCATGTTGCTGTGATGAGTTAGTTGCAGTGCCACATCCCTCATGCTGCATATGGCCGCATACGGCAGCAAGGCTGGCAGTACGACCCTCCAGCACGCCATGCTCTCATctgccgccatcatgcccACATTCTCCGTGTCGTTTTCCGCATATGATGATTCTACTTCAGCTCTGAACGGCACATGCCTTGACGACATTCGCAAGCTAGATTCGTAGCCCCTGGTCAACGTTGatcaacatcgtcatcataAATTACACGCCCTGGATAGTAAGATTCGAATGGAGCATCGTGTACATAACAAATTGCCTGTGATAAAGCCTCAAATATCTGAAGCTAAGCATTTGATCCTCATTCAATGACTCATAGCCTGATTATTGCGCAATTCTAGATCTATTGGCTACTGTAGGGGAGAGGATATTTGTTGTACTACCACCCCCCTCAGTATACTGAACAAATCAGATCATGATCCTACACACCATTGCGAAAATCCCATGGAATCCCCTCACGAGGCATTGATCTGCTGATCATGCAACCCCGCGATTATTGAAAATGGTGAAATGGTCAAGGGATATCTTTCATGCTTCTAGACATCTTATAAAAGGATTACCGGCCGCCCCAAAATGACTCCAGAGTTGAGTAATTTCACAAATACCTTCAGAAGAAAGCACATCAGCCTATTTGATTCGCTATCAAATTCTTAGCTCCTTTTGTTAGTTCCAAAAACTTCTTTGGTCGTATTCCGCTTCCTAAACATAAAAGGTTTATCTTAAAGCATTACCAAAATGCCCTCAGAAAACAGCCATAACAGcaacaataaaaaaaaaattcccaaACTACAAAGCCCAGGCATAATCAAGCTCGGATCTCTCCAGGTAAGATATTAAAATACCTACATAGGATTTATTATTATGCAAACTACGTGTTTGCTTTTATAACAGTTATAAGGCTCAGTGGCTGATTTTAGACAAAACTTTAGGAGTAGATAATAACGTTTTGGACATCTTGGACGAATCTAAACAGCTTAGACACTCATGGACCAAGAAACCACTAGGACAAGGAGTAGATAAAGAAGTTTTAACAATCTTAGGTAACTCTAAAAATCTTAGGGGCTAATGGACTAAGAAATAGATAGTATGTAGATTGAATAGTCTGATACTAGGTAGTTATTACTATTGCTTAGTTGTCAAGATTAGTTTCATGGAATTTGAGTGAGGCGCATAAGTAGAATGACCTTGAGGGGGTGCATACAGGGGGTAGGCATGGCTTTATGTTGTTATAATGTAGCGTCCAGTACAGAGTCTGTCATATTGAACCCTTCATCAAGACTGCCCTCCAAATCTAAGGAAGAGAGTGCCGACCAAGTATCTAAGAACATCCAAAGTATCCAGAGAGGTTTATTAGTCTTAATGTGCTCAGTTAGTTTTGCTGCCTAAATTATTGTTTACCTTGCTTGGATTCTTCTCACCTCCCTAGATGTATTTATGGCAGCGTTGCTGAAGATATGCTTCGTGCACATCTTggttccatcttcttgggctACTACATCCAAATTGTTGAGAAAATGGCTCAGGCGATCCATTGATCTTGCACGCTCGAACCGCTTGTAGAGCCACGATGTAAGACAGCAGGGGATGGTTTGCATCAGCTAGGATAtgatataatttaataaagagTGTTTAAATCCTCCTAAATATGCCCAGACACTTGACAGCGTGTATGCCAGTCCTATCCAGAACTGAGGCTTAGCATTAAAAGAGAGCTAAGAGATCTTACTATCCCAGCAGTAAATCGTATTATGTCGTGATACTTGATAGGTAGGTATGGGAGAGGATGGATTCGTCGCGCAAGACTAGGTTATCGGCGATGAGAAAGATGATATCCGTTGGAAGTAGAAGAACTACAATACCGTTAGTTTAGTAGAACAGTGTTGTTTGCTCGCTATTGTTGATAAAGCTAACATCTACCATCAACGCTATATCAAAGGACTCCGAATATATCCGCCTGGGTAGTATAGTAGAGGGTAGAAttcctatttttcttgaACTTGTGGTTAAAGGCTTGACTAACAGTATCCATGAATTTTGGAATGTTCGCGGCCTCGCCCGCTACAAGCACTAAGTAGTGCTGTCCGAAGGAATGATTATCACTGATGGCGTACTCTTTAGTTTGGGATACAAGGTTATCTTGAAGCTTACGCCAAAAGCTTTTCTCGTCGCTTGCCTCCTCTTGCTGGTTTAGACCAAACTCGGGATTGATAGCTCTAAATCACTGCTTGCAGCCAAGATAAAGAAGCGGTTGCTAGTTGAAAAGGGGTGCATAGAGAGCAATTTATAGAGTTAAATGATGTGTCAGCAGCAAATCttgtagaagaagagaatctACCCAACAACAAGCCAGCACCATACCGTCATAATAAATCATCGATGAGGATCATCTCGGATACTAGTTGTTAGCAcactttatatataaaagtttatatagaGAAATAGAGGAGAGCGGTGGAAGAGCTAGTTAGTTAGAGGATAGTTGATCTAATGGCTTCTCGCTTACTGATGCGTAACAAACATAATATACATTCAATAGGTATAAGCCCATTCCTCCAGTCCCCGGTATTTGTATGACTATCAATGCTAGCAAGTGTTAGAGCTATGTGGCTGGGTATGGTCAACATAGCTACCTAGGTAGACAGTTGAGGCCATGAATGATTAACTATCTGAAGCGTGTCGTACCCGGTcaaatataatttatttttgttGTGTATTcaagcacatacgaccataggtagtggagaattcggggtcccgtctgctcccccatagacaagccactaaccggcagattagtagtcaagtgggtgaccattggcgaacaccggctgttgtatgttttttcttttggtctTTTACGTGGTTTCTTGGCTGTTGTGTCTATAAGAAGACTCAGCACCGAAAcaagcacatacgaccataggtaatggaaaattcggggtcccgtctgctcccccatagacaagccattaaccggcagattagtagttgagtgggtgaccatcagcgaacaccggctgttgtatgtttaatttcttttttcttttttgtatCGTTTCTTTTGTGTTGTTGAAGGCGAAATGGGCGTGGCGGGCTGATTTGCTGACGACTTATATGCAGAGTTCCATTTTTGGTTAGAATGTGTGAATACCCCTGTCCCCTAACACGTACTGTGAAGATACTGTGACAAGTTGAACAAAGGACTAGAAGAGAACTAGCAGCAGGGTGTAAGACAATGAATAGACGGCAGGGATGGTATAGACTGTTTTGGCTTTGTTGGTCCATCTTTAGACTTAGAGTCTTGGCTTATATCCTATGCTTCTTTCTCATAACTGAGCATAATCTTGCGACGTCCTCCTAGCCATTTACTGCACTTGCATCACAATGTAAATTAAACATAACATGCCATGTATGTCCTACACTAGATTATGAACAGCTCCGTGGGACATGTTAAGTCCTTGACTTGATTGAAACTGCAATACTATATCCGCTATTCCAATAAACAAAAGGGTATCATCCTGCTAAATGTAAAGATAGACAACAATTTTCCATGACGCCAACGCATTCCCAAGCGTATCCGTAACCAAGACCGAAATAACACACATCTCAAGGAATCTTATTCTTGAGCCCTCCAAAGACTACGCCGCTGCATCCAGCCCTGCCAGAATAACGACCATGCCTTCAGAACCAGCCCTGTCCTGAATACAAATTCTGCGGTCAACTCTCAACTGCGCCGCTGCCTCCGACCCTGTCAGATTAACGACCATGTTTGAATAGAAGACGCAGATATTGCATCGCGGAGTGCTAGCTGGTAGTCGGTGATACTGCAGGAAGAAAGCTGCCCGCTGcccccagccctgccaggtTAACGGGTATGCCTCCTCAGTCCGACTGGTGCTCAAGTTCGTAAAATTCCCTAAAATGTGTGAGCGTGACCCTCAccttgaagatgatgcaACCAAGCAAGCTTTGCCGTTGTCGCCCAAGAACCACAATTGAGAACTCGCAGCTCTCCTGGATGACCGTCGTGACTGAACGGGCTCTTCAATTGTCGATGTAGTCTTCGATCTCCGATTACGAGGCTGGCGCTTGTCGCCTTTATCTGCAGTCTCCCGCCCCAGCttcctcttgttctttttgcgTGTTTGGCGCTGTGAGATTGGCTTCTCCGCACTGCGCTTCATGGTGCTACGTTGACGCGAAACTTGAGCTTCGGTGGTTGTAGATGACGAGGCAGGCGAAGTGGCGGGTGAATTGGTAAGGGAAACATTTGGTGCTTCCGAAATGACAGAAGTTGGCGAATTTGACGAGATCGATGATGATTCGGAAGCACTGATGGGCGCGATTTCGAGTTGACCACCTTCAGctgcatctgcctcttcatcatcggaAAGCTCTGGGCTTAGTAGCGGCTCTTGGCTTCGACTTCGGTAAGTCGAGCCAGCATCTTGCTGTATTCCAACTGGTTCTTCTAGTTCTGGCTCCATCCCCGGATGGTGCCAGCATTTTCGGCCAACGACTTGGTGATACTTTCCGCATGGGCAAAGTAAGTAGCCGTGCATCGCTAATGTGGCTTGTTTCCGGAACTCTCGCGCCTTCGGAGTTAGCTCCTTTGTGTAATGCTCGTCTTCGTAATATATATGTGCTTCTGACTGTGGGTCGTCAAAAGCGCTCGGCCATGGTACGAAATCTGGATCATCTTCCCAAGCTGGCCATGGTTCAAAACCCGGATTGCGTGAATGCCTCGTTTCGCTGGCTGGGCTCTGTGTCCTGGCTCGTTTCGCGCTGGTGCCTGGGCCTGACTCTTCTAATGAGCTATCGGTAGAAACACTATCTGTTCTCTTGCGTTTTTCGCGTCGTGAGGGGGGTCGGAggtgatgatgcagatgctcCTTCGTCACTGGATATCTCGAGACTCGGGGTATCGGTCGGCAGGTCTAGCCTGGCCTTCTTGcgcggcgaagaaggacTCGTGATGGATTTTCGCTTGGCCATGTTTTCAATAGGCAAAGTAACGGAATAGCGCGATCAAAGCTCTGTGGTTTTGTTGCGATTGAGAATGAGAGGAGATGTCATCCGTGACACTGGAGCTAGGTGGAATGAGGTTGTTCAAAGTCACGTGATATCGCGTCAGCAACGGGATGCGGCTCAACATGGAGACGCGACAGACAAGCGGCCCCGTGATTGTGATGACTTCCCAGCGTATGATATTACTGCTGTCATTACTACCATTGACtgttactgctgctactgctgctattactaCTACAGGCACCTTCAGAGTCGCTAGACTTACCGAATTGCTGCGCATCCGGTGAATTAAGCGCCATGGCGGCTGCTTCAAGCTCTCCACCACGTGAAATTCCATTTGCTACCTTCACCGCTGCAAACGACGCAGCCGTTCTCCTGCTCGAGCTCATTCAGACTAAAGCGTCACCGCCAACTCTCATCAGCAGTGGAAATACTATTGGCTATCACATACCGCTACCCCTATTGTCCGATACCTCTACTTCACATGACAATGGCTCCGGTTCAGCCTCTGATTCCCAAGCCAACTCACAATCATATAAACTGGTGCGATGGAAAATTGGCGCTGGTGCATCTCCAACCTTGGCTGAGAAAGGCCTGGGTTACACCAACCCAGACATTCTTCTCTGCGCTCCAGGCGACACGCCGGCTTCTCACAGAATTCGCAACTACATCAAAGATTTCCACGCCTACATCACCTTCCATCCGACTTCAGGCGTACTCAGGCTTATGACAGTCTGCGATCGGCCGGTCATCTACGAGCAAGGCGATATGCACGATAATGACCTGACCCTCCGCTTAGACGAATGGGGTAAAGCAATGACATGCGTCCTTCGGAGAGAACGAAACTATCTTCGTTTTGGTCCCTatcgttttctttttaatttcgTTACACAGACTCGACAGAATTTCGATAGATTTACTACTCATATGAACGAGGTTATCAAGAGCGACTTCCACGGACTTAATCCCTCACGTCTGTTCAACTTTATCCCAATGCCAAGTCCATATCACGAGACTTCATGGAATATCTGGCTTCACCACAAGATCCCTACCACCAACGTCATCACCGGTGTCGACATTCATACAGGACAGCCGGTTgccgtcaagaagctgtTGAACAAAGAGGCGTCCAAGACACGCCAGTATGTTGTCGAACGGTTGAAGATGGCCCTTCAGAGCAGAGACGCACAGGACAGTGGGATCCTTGGAATTATCGATATCTGGTGTTCTCATCAGACCTCTCCTCCGTGCCTATTTGATGCGTCCAACACCGAGATGCTCGATGAATGCCAATACACCTTCTATTCAATGCCGCTAGCCGGATACAGTTTTCTGAATTTTCCTTGGACCAAGTTGGAAGCAGATACGCGCCTTGCATACTTTCATCAGACATTATTGGGTCTCTCTGCGCTGCATGAACAAGGCCTTGTCCATGGGAATATTCGGCCTAGTTCACTGCTTGTATTGGCCAACACAACACACAAATTGTATACGACTACGACGGCTCTTTCAACCAAAATGGCTGTCCTGTCGCTCTCTATGAGTCAAACGGAGAGAAAGCTGCATGATACAACTCGTATATGCATCGCGCCTGAGGCCTGGGAGAAGATAAATAGTAGATCAACAACAGACCTAGATAAGGCCAAACTCGACATCTGGGCACTGGCTACTTCGTGGCTTTATACCTTTATGCGACCACCAGATAATTTTAAGATTGTAGCAAAGCGCGACTATCTACAGATGCAAGGACAAGTGCAGTATCGGATTAAACGACTTTCATCCTTGGGGCCTTTTGCTCCTCTTTTGAACCAAATGCTTGCCTGGGAACCAGAGCAGCGGCCAAGTGCAGCCGAAGCTCTTGCAAGCACCGCCTGGCAGCCTGTATGGGATGAGAAGCGAAGGAAGGAAGATAAGATGAAGCAAAAGCGGAAGGCCAAGGCGCAATCCGACGGAACCAAAAGGGTCAGAGTGCTTTCACCTGGTACAGAAGATTATCAGACCATTGAGTCAGACTCGAAACAGGATTGAACAGGCCACATGTGTGGTTCAATCCACGAGCTAAGACTCCTCAAGACAGTGCTGCGAGAGAAGACAGACGTCGAATCGGTCAAGACTTTTATGAAGTCATGGAAAGATTTATCCAACTGATCCAGAGCCTTGACAACAcatcgatgaagaaaagaaaccgaACTCAGATAAGTCGGGCAGTTGTGATGAATTCAGCTCTGATCGCCAGGAGTCGAAAACGCCAATATACACCGTCGCACTACCACTTTGGTACATTTCCAAACCATCCCAAACAACTCTGGCTGCCAACCAAGCTGGATGAGAAAAATGTCCTTCGATCTCTTGCTGTAAGCTTTCCCTCAGCATTATTAGTTACCCGAAGACGGTGACTGTTGAAGAGTTGTCTTTGTCAGTCTCTCACTGTCTGCGTCCCAAATTCTCTCCCGTCGCGCGGCGGCAGTGACAGCCTTGGCTGTCACTTCTCCATGGCTGAGCCGGAGAAGGTGTGACGAGCGACACCGGCGCACTACTGGCAATGAACGGAAGCTTGCAGTGTCTCTCTTGAGAGCCCATTGATGATCAGACTCAAGTCATTTGGTCTGGTATTGTGCCCTGTTAACTGGACTTGTTCGACCACCTGGCATTACCAAGATCGTAACAGAGCGCGACTATCTACAGACGCAAAGGCAAGTGCAGAGTTTGCTTCTATTGGATTGGCCTGCTCCTGGGCAGTtaagcagaagaagactctATCAGCTTATCTACATGTCTTATCGCTCAGTCGCGCTTTTGGGATGTTATTCGCAATCTTGCATGACTTTGTCGAGATATCTATCTACATCTCCCGTCTCGTGAGATGTTTGGGCAAGCGGAATGTGGACGTAGTTATGAAATTGTTGTTCCACACTACATTTCACGCATTCATGGAAGATGTTCTCTCTGGAGGACTAGATTTTCAGTGTCTCGTTGCCCGTGTTCTGATGTGTCCGTTTACCGACTTTGGACTAGACAGAGCGTTGAATGGCCAACCCACGGCCTAGGTAGCTATTTCTTTATAATCGGTCTAGGTGAACTCTTATCCGTGACATCTAGCCTGTGTAGCCCACTAGTGGACCAAGAGTCCGTGCAAAAGGGTAGGGACTTGGGATTTGGCAGTGTAGCCTTGTGAAGCAAAGTGGCATCCGATTCCTTGATTTCCTTTAGTGCATCGAGAATGAGTGCCAGGTCGGCCTCGAGTTCCTGGCGTGTAGCGGTGTGGTGCGTCTCGACGATATAAGTTTCGATGCTTGTTGACTTTACAACTAGCATCTACGGCATACCAGCCTCAATTAAAAAGACCTCATAATTTCCTAGTACAATAACTTTTACGGGCTAGTTGTTTGACATACTTTGGCTGCATTATCTGTCGTTTATTCGTGCATCGTTTCCCGGCGAACAAGCCGGCTGGAGTCCAAGCTAAATTTAGAGCTGAATACGTGACTATTCTTGTTGGCAATAGATCAACGGCGGACCCGAACGGCACGGCAAGAGCTGCATTGTAGTGGATCTTACGCAgggagaaacaagaaacaagtTATTGAAGCGGGAGAAGCGCGGCACGGCACGGCgcggcacggcacggcacggTTAAAGGCGATGAGAAATGTGGTGAGACACGAGTGAGCATCTGAGTATAAGCCGCGATCGAGATGTTGAAAAGATCCTCGTTTAACGTAGGCGCCAAGGTCGAGGTCATGTTATCAATAAGCCGGCATGATATCCATCGTTTGTCATTCCGATGTTGAATCGATCTGATTTTATAAATGCTGCCTACATCACCGTACTTGGATAATAACCTGTTTTCTTTCGCCCTGAGTGGAGGGTATAGCATACATTCATATACAGTGACGATGACCTGTACTATTTAATGCAACACTCAAATGCCAGGTTATATCGAGCTGAAAGCACCATCTAGTCCACATCTTTTGTTGATAGTTATGTGTATTTTCTATTGAAATCAAATTTGCTAGTATCCACACATGATAATATGACTTATGCTATAATCCGCTTATAAGTGCACATATATGCCGTTAAACGGCTTCTGTGCATACACAACATGACTATCATAGCTTAACGTTAGCCATCGTCAACAGGCATTTGAGCCATGCGAAACATCAACAGACTTACACTGCAAAGGCAAAGCGAATCTGCGGATTGTGAATATCCCTCTTTGCACGCTCCTTCAGATCCTTGGCATCTGTGTGGGACAACCCTGCTAGGGTCAGGAATTTGGTGAGACTCTCAACCAATCCCAAGAGATTATGTTTGTATATGGCGCCAACCTCCTTGAGTTTGGGGTTCTCTGGCCATTCGTTAAATGGCAGCGGGAATTTGGCGTCCTGGACATTAACGAAGCCCGTTTCGTTGAGCCACGTCTCATAGTGAGCCGACTTGAGCATATCTCGCCCAACGATTCTGCCGCCTTTGACAACCATTTGAACCCATTCTTCAACAGCAGTACCCTTGGCGGAGTCGCCGTCAGCAATATTTCGCAGTTCAGGATCGTGAAGCTCAATCCAGCCACCGGGTTTCATGTGGTCAAATGCTTTCTTCATTACGGCTTTGGTGTCGTCAAAGCAAGCAATCACATGTGCGAAGTGGATGTAGTCAAATTGAGTCGGCGGCCACTCGCCATTCTCGGCATCGAGCTGCTGAAACTGGCAGTTGCCGGGTAGTAAGCCCTGCGGTTTCGTGATACTAAGATCAACACCGAGCACCGTTGAGTCGGGATGCTGCTCAGCTGTTCTCAATATtagcccaagaagaagaagtacaaAAAGGGAGAAGTGATACGACGTGCGTACCATACTGTATGGCCCATATTCCTGTCCCGGTGGCTACATCTAAAACTTGAGCTTGTGGGTGAACTGGTGCTTGTCCTAGCCTGCCGCCAAGAATGTGTAACATCATGTTGTGTTGGTAGTCTGATCCAGAGTTAGCCATGCAACTTCCATGCCAGGAAAGACAGTAGTGTGAATTGTACTAAGTCGATCTTTCTCTGTCTACGTAGTATGTAAGTATATATCTCTTTTCAACTGGCATAGGGTTACTTACTTGTTGAGAAGCCTCGGGCAAGAAGTAAGTCATTGTTTCGATGTTGTTACACAAAAATGACGAAATGGGGCTAGATAGCTCCCCCTCAGCAGTGTATATCCTTGCTATTGATGCAATCAGTAATGTTTGTGGTGAATCTGAGCCAGTTTGGATTGATTTGGCATATATAATTTGTGGGAGGGCGCTCTGTATTATAGAACGCACTCATATTGGCCAGATAGCTGAATTAATATAAACGTCATCAGGCGCTTTGCTTGGTAGTTGTTGTGTAACAGTCATGGCCACGAAACAATCACGCGCCGTGCCGGATCTACACCTCCGGGAGCGGCACGCCGACCAATCAACTTTCCGGGATATACCGCAAATCTCAGCTGAGCTCCAAGTCTAACTTAGTGTAAGGATTCATTACACCGTCTACCTGGTGGTGGCAATTCTAGACCAAGTATTCAACTTGGATACCTTGCTGGAAGAGTTACTGCTATGTAATATTTTCCCATCCGCCGTCTCCCTTGCCTTTGTTAGTGCGTTAAGGGGTCCCGTGTACGTCGACATAGGATTCGGTATTCACCCTACTGCGAAGAAAAGGCTGGTTAATCCAAGACTTACTAATATTTCCTGGCTCAGCACCGTCCCCCTTTAGTAGCTCATTGTAGGAAGACTGTATGTTTGTTCGTTGCGAACTGATACAGTCTCCATACACTTCTAAAGATTACATTTGGAAAACATGAACACCAAGTTCTTCATCAGTCAAATTGTTGTTCAAATAGAGCATTTTCTTGCTACTATAAACGTTGAGCCATGGATACATGTGCATTGGAAGTAGGGCAGCTGGCGCCTGTTCCCAGGTTCTACATTTTGTTGCAGACTATAGGCGAATCACATGCCCACACATGTTGTTCCAGAGTGTATGAGGTCATGAACAGTCTTGGTCGAGCAATGCAGCTAGGACAGCTCCGCCGTCTAATCGATTCGTTAGACAAGATGCTGAAT is a window from the Trichoderma atroviride chromosome 5, complete sequence genome containing:
- a CDS encoding uncharacterized protein (EggNog:ENOG41), whose translation is MVLARDTCRDFLQRNVEEHSLERFFSSEQLDEIAETAELKLDELKVLAEGHFSEEELEKYAFAMLLLSLYQVHVLLDDTGSMHEGTRIATIHATIRGIITIDSRIIEKGIRVHYINENDPPEPVSSAADFESLWTSIQFKGPTKLGTVLKEKVWLPIIEDESQFTRPCLIYTITDGEPTHEPREALQESILECRQRLEDMGFSPASIAFGLVQVGEDLEARAFLEELMNIPELEDHIDVVNENDILENKFRASQGIPEELAGALYLELLVGAIERDGSRAKMCPQGHPNWLVAVFISIGEIKSVNVPSSINAR
- a CDS encoding uncharacterized protein (EggNog:ENOG41), with the translated sequence MHGYLLCPCGKYHQVVGRKCWHHPGMEPELEEPVGIQQDAGSTYRSRSQEPLLSPELSDDEEADAAEGGQLEIAPISASESSSISSNSPTSVISEAPNVSLTNSPATSPASSSTTTEAQVSRQRSTMKRSAEKPISQRQTRKKNKRKLGRETADKGDKRQPRNRRSKTTSTIEEPVQSRRSSRRAASSQLWFLGDNGKACLVASSSR
- a CDS encoding uncharacterized protein (EggNog:ENOG41); this encodes MAAASSSPPREIPFATFTAANDAAVLLLELIQTKASPPTLISSGNTIGYHIPLPLLSDTSTSHDNGSGSASDSQANSQSYKLVRWKIGAGASPTLAEKGLGYTNPDILLCAPGDTPASHRIRNYIKDFHAYITFHPTSGVLRLMTVCDRPVIYEQGDMHDNDLTLRLDEWGKAMTCVLRRERNYLRFGPYRFLFNFVTQTRQNFDRFTTHMNEVIKSDFHGLNPSRLFNFIPMPSPYHETSWNIWLHHKIPTTNVITGVDIHTGQPVAVKKLLNKEASKTRQYVVERLKMALQSRDAQDSGILGIIDIWCSHQTSPPCLFDASNTEMLDECQYTFYSMPLAGYSFLNFPWTKLEADTRLAYFHQTLLGLSALHEQGLVHGNIRPSSLLVLANTTHKLYTTTTALSTKMAVLSLSMSQTERKLHDTTRICIAPEAWEKINSRSTTDLDKAKLDIWALATSWLYTFMRPPDNFKIVAKRDYLQMQGQVQYRIKRLSSLGPFAPLLNQMLAWEPEQRPSAAEALASTAWQPVWDEKRRKEDKMKQKRKAKAQSDGTKRVRVLSPGTEDYQTIESDSKQD
- a CDS encoding uncharacterized protein (EggNog:ENOG41) is translated as MTYFLPEASQQTEKDRLNYQHNMMLHILGGRLGQAPVHPQAQVLDVATGTGIWAIQYAEQHPDSTVLGVDLSITKPQGLLPGNCQFQQLDAENGEWPPTQFDYIHFAHVIACFDDTKAVMKKAFDHMKPGGWIELHDPELRNIADGDSAKGTAVEEWVQMVVKGGRIVGRDMLKSAHYETWLNETGFVNVQDAKFPLPFNEWPENPKLKEVGAIYKHNLLGLVESLTKFLTLAGLSHTDAKDLKERAKRDIHNPQIRFAFAV